ACCCGAAATCTCGCGTGAATTCTCTAAACCGCCCTTTTTGTAGACAACCCTTACAGGATTGTAAAGCTCGAAATTCTCATGCCCTTTTATCATAAGCACCACCTTCTAACCACGTTTTGATTTTCTAAAATAATTGCTCATGGTGAGTATAAAAGCACCAAAGAGCACAATAACCACACCTATTATCTGCTTTGTGTTGACTGCCTCACCGAAGAGTGACATCACAATTAAGACATAAACTGGCATAAATAAAAGTGAAGTTCTCACAAGCCAAACAGGAAAAATTCGCAAGTTCCGGTAATAAACTACATAAATCAGATACTGAAGAATACTTGCCATGACCAACCCTGTTGTAGATGCCTTCAATCCAAAATTACTTAATCCCAGTGCGACCTCATTAACCAGATTATTAAGTGAGAAGATAGAGAAGAAAACCAACGTGAAAAAGTTATTATAAAAAGCTATCACAAAATCTGATGCGGGGTTTTTCTTATCTTCTTGGACACTTCTAATAACAAACGCATTGAGACTTATAAAAAACGCGCTGAGAAGGAAAAAGACATCCCCGTAAGCAAGCTTAAATATACTACCACTGCCTGAAACGAGGGCAACGCCAAAGAGCATGAGAACCATCGACAAGATATCCATAACCCCTGGCATCTGTCCAAGAAATGCTGATATGACCGTCGAGAAAAGAACGTCTGTTCGCAATAACACTGCACCTTTCGAAGCCGATGAGTATTTGAAACCAAGAAAAGCTGTTATGTCGAGCGCAAATCCAAGTAATCCTATCAAAACTAACCTGGGAAATATATTTTTAAGTCTTAATAATTCATAGCTCTTCTTTGATAAGAAACCCACAAAAAGCATTAAAAAAAGCACAAAAGTTCTTATAAAAATCCCTGTAAAAACAACACTATACGTTGTTAATGCAAACTTGTTGGTTATATAATAACTACCCCATACGATTACCAAGGCTAAGAGATTTATTAACTTGATAAGCTACACTCCCCTTTTTGAATATACTTTTGATTAAATAAGTTCCCTTTTCAACTCACTCAGTATATTTTCCTCAACCTTGTCCCCTTTTCGCCTTTTTTCGAGTATTGAGACAAGTAGCTTGTGCTTTTCTGGTTTCAGTGGATACTTTATGGCGGAAATCACGCCTATTACAAGTAGTAGAATAGGACCAAACAAGATAATCATACGTATTGCTAATATAACATTCGCAGGCTGTTGGGGTATCTCGTTCCCAACCGGGTTTATGTATCCGACAGCACCGAGTATCAGTAAAATCACTGCCTGGACTAAAGCAGACGCAACTTTTCTCAAAAACGTTGCCATTGAAGATATATTTCCTTCTCTTCGCTCACCGCTCTTGAGTTCCGCAACGTCTGTAACATCGCCAAGGATAGTGTGTGGCATCACCGCAACGGCAGACACCCCAGAACCGATGAGTGCAGCAATACCAAGAAGCACAGCATTAGACCATTCTGGTTTGAAGAAGAACGTTGCAGCAGAACCTAACATCCACACGAAAGCTCCAAGCATATAGGCAAAATTCTTGCTCTTCTTTCTTGCGATAGTTGCGTAAACTGGAACGAAAATTATCTCTGTTATCAACAACACACCAAGCACTGCAGAAACGAAGAACGGCTTTCCAACGTAGTATTTCATGTAATATGGGAATATTACAGAGACAGTATCGATGGCAAGATAAGCAAAAAGGAACATGCCAAGGTATAGTCTGAATGTTTTGATTTTCAAAGGCTCAACAATAAGATCTTTAAAATTCAGTTTCGTCGTTGCAGGTTTGAAGTTCTTCTCTTTCGTAAACGCAAAAACGCCAAGGTACGGTAAAGCAAAGAAAGCACCAAAAATTATGGACATCAATAAATAACCTTTCTTCACATCGCCCGCACTTTTTACAATCATCATAGGCAAGACTGCACAGAGTAAAGAAGAAAGGAGCGAAAACGTGAGTCTTATTGAATTAATCGCTGTCCTTTCGTTGTAATCAAGCGTGATTTCTGCACTCATCGCTGTATAGGGTATAAGTACCATCGTAACGACAGTGTTCAAGAACATATATGCAAACAATGCATAGATAAATCTTGCAAAGATACTTTCAAAACTAACAGGATACCATACCATAACAAACGATAGGAATATGAAAGGAACACCGAACAAGAAATACGGTCTTCTGCGTCCCCACTTAGATTTGGTCTTATCGCTGATGTAACCCATTATTGGATCTGTTACCGCATCCCATATCTTTCCGACTAAGAATATTACAGAAGCAAATACCGGCGGAATCTTTACAACGTCAGTAAGAAAAATCGCGTAGAAGAAATTTATTATGTTGAAAACTCCCCCACCGTAAACATCACCAAAGCCAAAGAAGAATTTCGTTATGAAAGGCACCTTTTCTGTTCCAACCACAGTGCTAACTTGTTTACCTCTTTCACTTTTGCTCATCCCTTTATCCCCCCTGCTACTAATCCTTTGATAATATATTTTTGAAGTGACAGTGTGATTACAAACACCGGTAGCAGCATGATCGTACCTGCAGCAGTTAACTGCCCCCACTTTGGAGCATATTGTCCGAGCAAACCGTTCACTGCTACGGGCGCGGTCTTTGCATTGACTGAAGAAAGTATGAGAGCGTACAAGAATTCATTCCAAGACATCAGAAACGCAAAAACGCTTGCAACCACCAAACCGGGCGAGACTAAAGGAAAGAAGACTCTCCAGAATACAGTGAATTCACTTGCACCGTCTATTCGAGCTGCCTCTTCATAATCGGTTGGAACAGCAGCAAAGAATGGCAAAAGCAACCATATGACGTACGGAATATTGAAGCTGATGTGTGCCAGAACAATGCCCGTAAGTGTGTCCCTTAACTGCAATTGGTTAAACATTACAAAAAGCGGTATAACGAGCGATATTTGAGGTAACATCCTGAAAGTAAGAAACATGTAAGCTATCGTCTCTTTCAGCTTAAAAAAGTATCTTGTTAGGCCATAAGAAGCCATTGCACCAACTACAATCGAAATGAGTGTAGAAGAAATACCAACTATCAAGCTGTTTTTCAAACTTGCCAATATATCTCTGTTCGACAAAACAGCTTTATAACTATCCAATGTTCCTTTGAAATAAAACGGACCTCGTGCCCAGATGTCTATATCTCGCTTGAACCCGCTTGTAATGACCACTAATATCGGCATCAATTCTACAACAAGAACAACAAAGGTCACCAGAATTATTAATAAGTTCACAAGTCTCTTTCTCATCTTCGTGTTCATCATCCGCGTTCACCCTCAAATTTTATATTTCCTCTGACAATTACAAAAGCTATCGCTAAGGCTATAATGAGCAACAGAATACCCATGGATGCAGCATAACCTATGTTAAAGAATTCAAAAGCCTGCTTATTTATGTACAAAGATAAGAGCATCGTTGCATTTCCAGGGCCACCGCCCGTCATTACGTAAACTTCTGAAAATATCCTCAGCGCATCAATTAACCTAAGCAGTAATGCAGTTGCGATTGTAGGTCTCAAATAAGGAATGATTATTCGGTTAACTTTCTTCCAGAAATTCGCCCCGTCGATATCAGCTGCTTCGAGAACTTCTTTTGGTATACCTGACAATCCGGCGTAAATGAACATAAACATGAAGGGCCACATACGCCATACATCTTGAACTATCACCATACCATATGCAAAAGAAGGCTCGGCAAGCCACGCCTTAACACCAAATCCAAGTCTTTCAAGAAAATAGCTGACCATCCCGTATTCTGGTTGCAAGAGCAACCTCCAAGTTAAACCTGATATCACGGGTAGTATAAAGACAGGGAGTAATAGCAGAGATCTAACAAGTGAATAAAAACGTCCTTCCCGATTTAATAATAGTGCGACAAAAAAACCTATTACCGTTTCAATAGGAATTGCTATTACAACAAAACCGAGCTGCAAGAAAAGAGAATGTATAAACTCGCTGTCTTTGAAAAGCTCGATGTAATTCTTGAGAAAAACAAATTTCTTCTCAGTGGAATGGAAAAGATGCCACTCGTGCAGTGACATGTATAAAGAATAGAAGACTGGATAAACCAATATAGTAAAAACTATTATTAAAGCTGGAAGGACAAAAAACCAATGGGGGCGAAAGCCCCCGATTTTCCCTTTTCTTGCATTATTTCTTGAGTAAGTCGTTGAGCTCATCTATCATCTTCCTTACTGCTTCTTCTGGCTTTACCTTTCCGGAAATCGCTGCCAGCCAGTTGTCGCGGATAATTTGTGAGGCTTCCGGATACCTTGTGAACCTCGGTCTTGCAACTGCGTTTTTCATTGAGTCGAATATCGCTTTGAACCACGGCCTGTCTTTGTTGTAGTTTGGATTGAGTAATAGATCAGCTCTCGCAGGCGTAAAACCTTTTGGTATTAATTTCTGACCAGTTTCAAGTGATGACCACCAGTAAGCAAACTCGGCTGCAGCTTCTTTGTTCTTGGACGCGTTTGGCATCGCCAACACCCAACAGCCTCTGATAGCCGAACCTTTCGCTGGTCCAACTGGAGGAGCTGAGTAGATTATCTTACCTGCAACAAGTGAGTTGTTTGGATCCTCATGTTGTGGGACTAATGCTGGCCACTGGAACATCGTAAATACTTTTCCTTGGTTAAATGCAGCTATACGTTCCGCATGTCCCATGTCGAGAGCGCCCGGAGGTGAAAATCTTAAGAGTTCCTTGTAGAAATTGATGGCTTCCACAGCTTTCTTTTCATCCAAGCTCACAACAACCTTTCCACCCTGCACTGTCAAAGGACTTGTTCCAAATGCTTCAAACATGAAAATTGCTTCAGCGGTTGAGCCTTCTGTTTGCTTTGTAAATGGAGCGAAACCATATATACCTTTAGAGTGGAAAAACTCCGCCATGTCTCTTAGTTCTTTAAACGTCTTTGGTACACCAAGGTCGTAACCGTACTTTGACTTGAACTCGTTCTTGTATTTTGGGTCATTTACCAGGTCTTTTCTTGTTATCCAGATATAAACATTAGCGTTAATGGGCATTCCGACGAAAACCCCAGCCCATTGCGCTGCCTCAAACGCGTTTGGTGCGAAGATATTCAGATTTGGTTTCTTGTAGACTTTTCCGCCAAACCACGAGTTAAATGGTAACATCAAATGTGCAAGAGATGGTACAAATGGTTCATCAACCGTGACGAGGTCATAATCTGTCTTATCGGGACCAACACTAACACCGATCTTCTGCAACAAATTGCCTGATGGTACAAGCTCAAGAACAACCTTAATACCTGTTTGTTTCTCAAATTCCGGTATACCATCCTTAAGCGCTTGAGTGAGAGCATCATCCCAAGCCAATACTTTGATAGTTGTGTTGTACGGTGCAGCAAAAAGCATAGCCGCAAGAAACATCAAGCTTACCATAGTGACAAATACCCTTTTCATCCTAATCACCCCCTTGGAAGTTTTACCACTTTAAAAGCAAATGTGGTAACGTTATCACAATTAAACCACATACCAGTATTAAAATAGAAAATCGATCGTTAACTGAAAAATCAAGTGTAAGTTAAGAATTTTTATTTATCGTCCAAAATCTTCTCATTACCTAAAATTTGCTCTCTATTTCTCAATGTAATATGATAACGTTATCATAAACTCGTACAGAACAATACATTAAGGACAGTTACCGCGTTGCCAATTTTCAACAATGAGAATATACGTCTTTTTGAAAAACAAACAAGAGCCCCCTTGGGGCTCTCAAATTGCTTGTCATACTATCAAATAAAAAAAATATTCCTACACTTCCCTAACCATATTCCTATAAATTCCAGGATACGAGTTTTCTATTTCAATAGCACTTACGGTCTTTCGATAATATTCTATTGGTCCGGGGTCACCTATAACTGCATATGCATATCCAACGTTGTACATGTCGTGCAAACAAGAAAGCAGAAGAGCAGTTCCTATGTTCTTACCTCTGTAAGCTTCATCTACTCCGGTCGGTCCGAAGAATCCGCGTACCGTCGCATCATAACAAGCAAATCCGACGATTTTTCCGGTGTTGGTATCGATTGCGATAAATGAAGATATTGGCTTGTTTGAAAAAGTCATATCCGTTTCACTTGCCCAATGATTTCCGAACTTTTGCCTTACCCACTCGACTACGAAGTACTTTTCCGGACCTATGGGTCTTTTAATTTCAATACCATGTTTCCTGACTTCCTCAATTACCGGTTCGAGTCTTGGAAGTTCGTAAAGCTTCACAAGCATATCGCCCATGTTCATCCCCCCCTAAACCATGTCTGAAAGTATTTTGATAAACAACAATACCAATACTCCAAGCATGACTGGTTTTATAACTTTTGCTCCTTTCTTCAACGCCAGTCCTGATCCAAGCCAATTTCCAACAATTCCAAACGCCGCTGCTGGCAAACCTATAGAGTACAAAACCTTGTTTCCGAATATGAATGTGACGAGTGCGCCAATGTTTGAAGCAAGGTTAACGACTTTTGCTGTGCCAGAAGCACTGACATGGTCCATATTCAATAAACTTACGTAGAGTATAATCAAGAACGTCCCGGTGCCAGGTCCAAAAAATCCATCGTACATACCTATGGTAAATCCTATGGCTGTAGCTACCAATATAGTTTTGGTAATTCCATAACTTGAACCAGTGTCCTCAACACTATTTTCTTTACTCTTTCTTGGATTTGTTATCAGTACAATAATCGCAGCAACTGGAATAAGGATTGCAAGAACAACTTTCAAGATATTGTCACTCAGCACCAAAGCTAATCTTGCTCCAAGGTGTGAGCCAATGAGTGAACCAACAACAGACGGAACACCAACCGAATACACAATCGCTCGTCCCTTTGCATATCTTAAAGTGCTGAAAATCGTTCCAATAGTCGAGGAAAGCTTATTTGTGGCAAGTGCGTTGTGACTTGGTAACCCAATAAACAGATATGCTGGCAGTGATATCAACCCTCCACCACCTGCGATTGAGTCTACAAAACCTGCCAAGAATACTAATGGATACAAGATCAGCAAATTTACGTAGTTTATATTCATCTCGATCCCCCATTCTTACAATTAAGCATTTATCCTACTATAGTGTTGGTATGCGAACAACCTTTTCCAAAAGCCAGCCAATCATGTAAGCAACCGCTGCTGAAAGTCCGCCAACTAAGAGCATCTCCAAACCGCCCTTGTACCACTTTACTCCGGTAACTATCTGCCTAAGAGCCCCAACAAAGAAAAGTGTCATACCGGTAATCACACAAGAAAGTAAGAACTGATTTTGAGCAAGGAAACTTCCCTGAGAAGCGAAAACGTAAGCAATCAACGGCATAAAACCGGCAATTACAAAAGACAAGAACGTCACAATCGCACTTTTCAGTGGATTCGTATCGTCTTCAAATAGTCCAAGTTCTTCGTGCAACATTGTGTCAACCCAAATTTCCTTGTTGCTCGTG
This genomic window from Fervidobacterium gondwanense DSM 13020 contains:
- a CDS encoding carbohydrate ABC transporter permease yields the protein MMNTKMRKRLVNLLIILVTFVVLVVELMPILVVITSGFKRDIDIWARGPFYFKGTLDSYKAVLSNRDILASLKNSLIVGISSTLISIVVGAMASYGLTRYFFKLKETIAYMFLTFRMLPQISLVIPLFVMFNQLQLRDTLTGIVLAHISFNIPYVIWLLLPFFAAVPTDYEEAARIDGASEFTVFWRVFFPLVSPGLVVASVFAFLMSWNEFLYALILSSVNAKTAPVAVNGLLGQYAPKWGQLTAAGTIMLLPVFVITLSLQKYIIKGLVAGGIKG
- a CDS encoding MFS transporter — its product is MSKSERGKQVSTVVGTEKVPFITKFFFGFGDVYGGGVFNIINFFYAIFLTDVVKIPPVFASVIFLVGKIWDAVTDPIMGYISDKTKSKWGRRRPYFLFGVPFIFLSFVMVWYPVSFESIFARFIYALFAYMFLNTVVTMVLIPYTAMSAEITLDYNERTAINSIRLTFSLLSSLLCAVLPMMIVKSAGDVKKGYLLMSIIFGAFFALPYLGVFAFTKEKNFKPATTKLNFKDLIVEPLKIKTFRLYLGMFLFAYLAIDTVSVIFPYYMKYYVGKPFFVSAVLGVLLITEIIFVPVYATIARKKSKNFAYMLGAFVWMLGSAATFFFKPEWSNAVLLGIAALIGSGVSAVAVMPHTILGDVTDVAELKSGERREGNISSMATFLRKVASALVQAVILLILGAVGYINPVGNEIPQQPANVILAIRMIILFGPILLLVIGVISAIKYPLKPEKHKLLVSILEKRRKGDKVEENILSELKRELI
- a CDS encoding carbohydrate ABC transporter permease, with the translated sequence MSSTTYSRNNARKGKIGGFRPHWFFVLPALIIVFTILVYPVFYSLYMSLHEWHLFHSTEKKFVFLKNYIELFKDSEFIHSLFLQLGFVVIAIPIETVIGFFVALLLNREGRFYSLVRSLLLLPVFILPVISGLTWRLLLQPEYGMVSYFLERLGFGVKAWLAEPSFAYGMVIVQDVWRMWPFMFMFIYAGLSGIPKEVLEAADIDGANFWKKVNRIIIPYLRPTIATALLLRLIDALRIFSEVYVMTGGGPGNATMLLSLYINKQAFEFFNIGYAASMGILLLIIALAIAFVIVRGNIKFEGERG
- a CDS encoding DMT family transporter produces the protein MKLINLLALVIVWGSYYITNKFALTTYSVVFTGIFIRTFVLFLMLFVGFLSKKSYELLRLKNIFPRLVLIGLLGFALDITAFLGFKYSSASKGAVLLRTDVLFSTVISAFLGQMPGVMDILSMVLMLFGVALVSGSGSIFKLAYGDVFFLLSAFFISLNAFVIRSVQEDKKNPASDFVIAFYNNFFTLVFFSIFSLNNLVNEVALGLSNFGLKASTTGLVMASILQYLIYVVYYRNLRIFPVWLVRTSLLFMPVYVLIVMSLFGEAVNTKQIIGVVIVLFGAFILTMSNYFRKSKRG
- a CDS encoding extracellular solute-binding protein, translating into MKRVFVTMVSLMFLAAMLFAAPYNTTIKVLAWDDALTQALKDGIPEFEKQTGIKVVLELVPSGNLLQKIGVSVGPDKTDYDLVTVDEPFVPSLAHLMLPFNSWFGGKVYKKPNLNIFAPNAFEAAQWAGVFVGMPINANVYIWITRKDLVNDPKYKNEFKSKYGYDLGVPKTFKELRDMAEFFHSKGIYGFAPFTKQTEGSTAEAIFMFEAFGTSPLTVQGGKVVVSLDEKKAVEAINFYKELLRFSPPGALDMGHAERIAAFNQGKVFTMFQWPALVPQHEDPNNSLVAGKIIYSAPPVGPAKGSAIRGCWVLAMPNASKNKEAAAEFAYWWSSLETGQKLIPKGFTPARADLLLNPNYNKDRPWFKAIFDSMKNAVARPRFTRYPEASQIIRDNWLAAISGKVKPEEAVRKMIDELNDLLKK
- a CDS encoding TSUP family transporter, whose protein sequence is MNINYVNLLILYPLVFLAGFVDSIAGGGGLISLPAYLFIGLPSHNALATNKLSSTIGTIFSTLRYAKGRAIVYSVGVPSVVGSLIGSHLGARLALVLSDNILKVVLAILIPVAAIIVLITNPRKSKENSVEDTGSSYGITKTILVATAIGFTIGMYDGFFGPGTGTFLIILYVSLLNMDHVSASGTAKVVNLASNIGALVTFIFGNKVLYSIGLPAAAFGIVGNWLGSGLALKKGAKVIKPVMLGVLVLLFIKILSDMV
- a CDS encoding GNAT family N-acetyltransferase, translating into MGDMLVKLYELPRLEPVIEEVRKHGIEIKRPIGPEKYFVVEWVRQKFGNHWASETDMTFSNKPISSFIAIDTNTGKIVGFACYDATVRGFFGPTGVDEAYRGKNIGTALLLSCLHDMYNVGYAYAVIGDPGPIEYYRKTVSAIEIENSYPGIYRNMVREV